The genomic DNA CGTCGACATGCTTCGTCTGCCGGTTCATCCGTTCCCGGAGTGCGGCGTTGATCAGCGACTGGTAGCCGACCTTCCGGATTCCCGCGAGCTTGCGAAAATACAGCACGACATCATCGTCCAGCCGGATCGTGACGGACTTCTTCCTCGGCGAATAGAAGCGTCCGCGCACCGCCTCCTTGCCGGAGAAGTCGTACTCGTCCGGGAGTTCGTAGTTGTCCCAATCAGATCGATTCTTCATATTGGCGCTTCTCCCTCGGCGTCGCCAGGCGAGCACTGATCAATCGCACGACTGCTGCGCCATTCTCGTCGA from Spirochaetaceae bacterium includes the following:
- a CDS encoding BrnA antitoxin family protein, with protein sequence MKNRSDWDNYELPDEYDFSGKEAVRGRFYSPRKKSVTIRLDDDVVLYFRKLAGIRKVGYQSLINAALRERMNRQTKHVDESEMQEIRGRKPVNESIARALRDAEERRGGYV